GAACAGTTCGTGAGCGGCAGTGGTCAGCTCACTTTCGTTGTTGCCGCCGGTTTCGCTCATGAGCAGGGCTCACACATGTTTGTCTCCCAGCGACACCTGCTTGGTCGGTCGCCCGCCCAGCAGCCCTTCCTGTTCCGGCAACATCTCGCGAATCTGCAGGCCGTTATCGTCGATGTGGTACTGGCGCAACTGATCGGAGTGGGCACTGGCACGCACCTTGACCACCGCCATGATGCGCAGCAAACGGCTCTCGACTTCGATGTACCGCTGCACGATGATCGCATCGGTCAAAAACGCCGTGCCGTAAGGGCTGAAACGCAAGTCGGTATAACGGTCTTCCAGCTCCGAGGTCATCAATACGCTCACGCCGGCAGACGTCAGCGCGGTGACCATGCGCGACAGCGATTCGCGAAAGTCCGCACGGAAGGTAGGCGCCAGCGCCAGTTCAAAGCCCGACAGCGAATCAATCACCACGCGAGTGGCATTCAAACGGCTGATCTCGCCGAGCAGCAACTGCACGATTTCGTCGATGGACAAGTCCGGCGCGCGGCTGTCCACCAGCCCAACCTGACCACTCTTGATCAAATCGGCCAGCTTGGGGTTTTGTGAATGGTTGGGCCGTTGCTCGAACACCGCAATCACCCCGGTTTCACCATTGCGTGCACCTTCCGCCAGGAAAGTCGCCGCCAGGATGCTCTTGCCCGACCCCGACGGCCCGGCCACCAGCAGCGAATAGCCGCGCGGCAGGCCGCCGCCGAGCATCTCATCGAGTGCCGGCACGCCCATTTTCAGGCGCGTGATCGGGAACGTCGACGGCGCGTCAATGGCGCGATTGAGCGCGGCCGGCGGGAACACCTTGATTCCCGAGGTGGCAATACGGAAGGTGTGCAGCCCCGGCAACGTCGGCTGGCCGCGCATCTTCATGATTTCCATCTTGCGCACCATCGAGTTGCGCTCGACGCTTTGGCGCAGCCAGATCAGGCCATCGGCCACGGTAAAAATCGGGTTGGTGTCGGTTTCGGTGAAATATTCGCCGATCAGGAAGGTCGTCGCCTGCCAGGTGGTCATCAACATGCCCAACTGCTGGATGAACTGCGGCAGGTTGTTGTTGGGGTTGTGCTGGGTCTGGCTGGCCAGCACCACGGAGCGGAACGAGTCGACAAACACCAGCGACGGCGAATGTGCCTCGACTTCGCTGACGATGCGCCTTAACACTTCGTCCAAATCCCCGGCCAGGGTGTCGTCGGCCAGGTTGATATAGCGGATCGACTGGTTGATCGCATCGTTGTCGAAAAAATCGAATTGCTGCTGGTAGCGCAGCATCTTCAGCGGCGGCTCACCGAGTACGGTAAAGAACAACGCCGGGCGTTCTGGCGTGGCCAGGGCAAACATCATCTGGTGCGCCAGCGTGGTTTTGCCACAGCCCGGCGGGCCGGCGATGAGGTTGAACGAAAACTCCGGCAGGCCACCGCCCAGGACCTCGTCCAGTCCTGGCACACCGGTGGCCAGACGGTTGATAGTCACTTTGGTGCTCATGGCGAAATTTCCTGCGAAGAGGTGTCGCTCGAAGAAGGCTGCCACACGTCAACCAGCAGACGTGCGGTGAGTGAAGGCCCGATCAGCGTGGTCAGAAGCTCGTAGAGGGTAGTCAGCAACACCTCACCGAAACACAGCGCATCGGTTTCGTTCTGCTCGACGAGTACGGATTTGAGGGCAAGCAAGTCCATCGCGGCCGGCACACTGTCGAAGGTGGCGGCCAGGCGTGGATGGGTAGAGACGCACAGATGGAAGCTGCGACGGTACAGCGCGGCAACGCCCTGCTGGCCGATGATGGGCGTAAGTGCTGCGCCCATATCCTGCAAAATCGAAACAATCGCCTCGGTAATGCTTGCAGTGTCAGCGTGCGGACCAACACGGTGCGCCAGAGAAGCTACGATCCGGCGGCTCTCTTCGCTAAGCGTGGGCATGTCTGACTAATATCTGATGAACAGAGATTGATGGTACACCCTCTCTCGTGGGATAGAGCCCCCTGTGAAGCAACTGGCCAAATGCGCTCCCCCTGCCCGCCACGATCGACTACCATACCGCGCCGGTTCCCACACGGGACTAATAGGGAATTCGAAGCGCGGCCCATTGCGCCAATCGAAACTGCCCCCGCAACTGTAGGTGCTGAGCCTGCTCCACATCGCCACTGGGCATTGCCCGGGAAGGCCGGGGCGTGGCGACGACGCATCAGTCAGGAGACCTGCCGGCCAAGCAAAACCACTAACCGGCGGGGTGTCCGGGAAGGCCATCCGTGCCCTGCAAGACTGCAGCGTTCGTGGGTGTATTTCCGCGCCGTACCTCCCCTGTTTTTACGTACGGTTCACCCGGAGACTGCCCCATGCTGCCACGCGTTACCGCCCTGATCGCCAGCCTCGGCTTCTGTGCCCTGGCCCACGCCACGCCGACGCATTACCCGCTGACGGTGCAGAACTGCGGCACCACCCAGACCTTTGAGCAGGCGCCCGCGCGCAGCGTGACCATCGGCCAGGCCGCCACCGAGATGCTTTACGCCTTGGGTGTCGGCAACACCGTGGTCGGCACCTCACTGTGGTTCAACAATGTGTTGCCGCCGTTCAAGGCGCAGAACGACCGCATCGAGCGCCTGGCCGACAACGAGCCGAGCTTTGAAGCCGTCATCGCCAAACGCCCGCAACTGGTGGCCGCAGAGCTGGAATGGGTGGTCGGCCCACAAGGCGTGGTCGGCACCCGCGAGCAGTTTCAAGAATTGAACATCCCTACCTACCTGCTGCCCTCCGACTGCGAAGGCAAAGACAACCTGGTGGGCGCCGACGGCACGCGGCTGGAGCCGTTCCGCATCGACACTCTCTATAAGAGCATCAGCCAACTGGCCGAGATCTTCGACGGGCAAGCGCGCGGCCAACAATTGAACGACGAACTCAAGGCGCGCCTGGCCAAGTCCGTCGCCACCGCACAAGGCAAAGGCCTCAAGCAAGCCAGCGCATTGGTGTGGTTCTCCAGCGCCGAAATGGCCAGTGACCCCTACGTGGCCGGCCACAAGGGCATTCCCGAATTCATGCTCCAAACCCTGGGCCTGCACAACGTGGTGCAGTCCGATGAAGAGTGGCCCGCCGTCGGCTGGGAAACCATCGCCAAGGCCAACCCGACCTTCCTGGTGATCGCGCGCATGGACCGCCGCCGCTACCCGGCCGACGACCATGAAAAGAAACTCGCCTTCCTGCGCAGCGACCCGGTGACGCGCAACATGGACGCGGTGAAGAACAACCGCATCATCATTATTGACGCCCTGGCGCTGCAAGCCAGCCTGCGCATGTTCGATGGCCTGGAACAACTGGCCGGCGCCATCGACGGCTACGACCTGCACAAATGACCCGCACCCTACTCGCCCTCGCGCTGCTGTTGCTCGCCGTACTCGCCGGCGTGGCCATCGGCGAAACCGCCATCGAGCCACACGTGGTGTTGCAGGTGCTCGCCAACAAACTGTGGGGCGCCGGTTACGTGCTGGACCCGATCGATGCAGGCGTGGTGTGGAACTACCGCCTGACCCGCGCCCTGGTCGCCGCTGCGTGCGGTGCCGGGCTGGCGACCTGCGGGGTGATTTTGCAGTCGTTGTTGCGCAACCCGTTGGCCGACCCTTACTTGCTGGGCATCAGTGCCGGCGCCTCGACCGGCGCGGTGTTGGTGGCGTTGATCGGTGTGGGCGGCGGGCTGATTTCGCTCTCGGCCGGCGCGTTTGTCGGGGCCATGGCGGCCTTTGCGCTGGTGATTTTGCTGGCGCGCGCCAGCGGTTCCTCCAGCGGCACCGGGCAGATCATCCTGGCGGGCATCGCCGGTTCGCAGTTGTTCAATGCGCTGACCGCGTTCCTGATCACCAAGTCGGCCAGTTCCGAACAGGCGCGCGGCATCCTGTTCTGGCTGCTGGGCAACCTCAGCGGCGTGCGCTGGCCGTCGGTGTGGCTGGCGGTGCCGGTGGCGGTCGCCGGGCTGGCGGTGTGTTTGTGGCACCGGCGTGCGCTGGATGCGTTTACCTTTGGCACCGACTCGGCGGCGTCGCTGGGCATCCCGGTGCGGCGTGTGCAGTTTGTATTGGTGGGCTGCGCGGCGCTGGTGACGGCGGTGATGGTGTCGATTGTCGGCTCTATCGGCTTTGTCGGGCTGGTGATTCCCCACGCCGTGCGCCTGCTGGTCGGCACCGCGCACTCGCGGTTGCTGCCGGCCAGTGCGTTGGGCGGCGCGCTGTTTTTGATTGCCGCCGATGTGCTGTCGCGCACCCTGATCAAAGGCCAAGTGATTCCGGTCGGTGTGGTCACGGCATTGGTGGGCGCGCCGGTGTTTGCATTGATTTTGATTGGCCGGAGGAACGCGCGATGACGGTGCTGAGTTGCACGGGCCTGGGCTTCAAGGTGCGCGACGTCGAGCTGCTACGCGATATTCACCTTGAAGTGCAGTTGGGCGAAACCTTGGGCATCGTCGGCCCGAACGGCTCCGGCAAGTCCACCCTGCTCAAGCTGCTCGCGGGTTTGCGTGCGCCTGCCAGCGGCGAAGTGCGACTCGGCGGCCAGCGCCTGGGCGAGCTGTCGCGCCGCACCATTGCGCAACGGTTGGCGGTGGTGGAGCAGCAAGCCGACACCGACTACGCGATTCGCGTATTCGATGCCGTGGCGCTGGGCCGTACACCGTGGCTGTCGGCGCTGAGCCCGTGGTCCAGCGCAGATGACGCCATCGTCAACCAGGCGCTGCACGATGTGGACGCCACCCACCTGGGCAAACGCGCCTGGCGCAGCCTCTCCGGCGGTGAGCGCCAACGCGTGCACATCGCCCGCGCCCTGGCGCAACGGCCGCAGATTTTGCTACTGGATGAGCCAACCAATCACTTGGATATCCAGCACCAACTGGCAATCTTGAAGGGCGTACAGGCATTGCCGGTGACCACCTTGATCGCCCTGCATGACCTTAACCAGGCGCTGACCTGCGATCGCCTGGCCGTGCTGGATCGCGGGCGTTTGGTGGCGCTGGGCAAGCCGATGGACGTGTTGACACCCAAACGCCTGCAGGACACGTTCGGTGTGCAGGCGCATTACCTGACGGACCCGTTCGATGGTGCGCAGATCCTGCGGCTGCGCTCGAACTGACAAGAAGCCCCTCTCTCTAGAGCCCTTCAGGTACGGTTAATGAAAAAAAATTCATGACCCCTGTAATGTCTTTTGGTGAAGCGACTCAAGGGCAGTACCCCCTTTTGTCATTTTTGGAAGACTTTAATGAACGCGTTAAATCACCGCTGTTTCACCCAGGGCAATTTTGAGTACGCTTTCATGCGTTGGTCCCTGGTGTTGATTTTCTTTCTGTTCGGCTACTCAAAGTGGTTTGCGTATGAAGCAAACGCATTGATTCCAATCATCTCCAACAGCCCCCTCATGTCCTGGATGCACCCCGCTTTTGGTATTCAAGGCGCCAGTTACTTTTTGGGAACAGCTGAGTGGATGATTGGAATCGGCCTGGCACTCGGTGCGTGGATGCCGAGAGTCTCCGTGGCTGCCAGCATGGGCTCGGTGCTGACCTACCTGACCACCCTTACGCTGATCATAACGACACCCGACGGCTGGGAAGCATCAGCGGGAGGTTTTCCTGCAATGGGCGGCGCTACATCGTTTCTGGTGAAGGATATTGTATTACTGGCAGGCTCGATCATTTTGCTCAAGCAGGGCCTGGTCGCAAACTGCAACCGTGCAGCCACTGCTGCGTCCTGACCGAAACCAAGCCTGCGATCGCTCCCGAAAGAAACAGGTGGGTGTGCACCTTGCTTGATGGCGCGCAGATCCCGCGATGACCGCCAGCCTGAAAAGCACCACCATTCAACTGTAGGAGCTGGCTTGCCGGCGATAGCGGTGTGTCAGACAAGTATATTTCACTGATCCACCGCCATCGCTGGCAAGCCAGCTCCTACATAAGGTCTGCGATGTTAGAGACAGCGCTTGCCACATCGGATCGGCCTCGACAGTCAGCGGCATTCCGGTTGTGCCAAGCGTCGGGAACAGCTCGGCGCGGGCCTGAAGTTCGAACTGCCAACACATCAGGATGACGGCACGCAGGCTCATAGCACCTTAATCTGTGTGATCCCCACCACCTGCGCCTGCTGCAGAATCTCTGCAGGTGTCGCATCCGCAGCAGGCAGGATCAACCCGTTCTCCGCATCGCCGAAATGCAATTGCAACAGGTGCATTGCCGCCTCATGCGCCCGCAACTCAGGCTGTTTGAGTTCAAACACATGGGTGCGAGGCTCGTCGTTAAACAGGTAGCTTAGCGTGTATTCGCGCATGGTGGCGTCCTTGTGATGAGAGGGAATCAGCTGTTTAACCTGACCAGTCGATCAATTTTTAAGTTCCCGCGCGCCCAAGTGGATTTCATCTTCCTCACCCAGCGCCCTGGTAGCATTCGCACCGGACACATTCTGAGTCGCCCGCCATGCTACGGATTGCAGCCTGTACCCTTCTCGCCCTGTGTGCCCAACCTGTTCTGGCCGAACAGAGCTTCCCGTGCGGCGACGCCACGGTGACGATCGGCGTCGATGCGACTCTGCCTTTACTGACAACTGAAAGCGCCGAAGTCTTCCTGCGGGTAGAACGAGGCCCGCGTAACACGTTGCTGCGCTATTACGGCATCGACGCCATCGGCGGCACCTGTGACACCAACGCCAACGACGAGCCACGCATCGTCTACCAGGCGGTATGCAGCGGGACGGCCTGCCACGACCTGTCGAATTGGGGCATTATCAACCCCAAGACCTTGCAAGTGCTGCTGATACCTGCAGATGACAGCCTTGAGCCCGCAACGCGGCTGCTCGGGCATCAGCCGGTGCTCAAGGGTGAAAAGCTGAGTGTGAGCCAGGAAGCGCATCGGCTGGGGTTGCCGACGCCTTGATGTGCCAACACATAGCGCAATGTCCTGTTCAACGGCGTTTTTATGAATCAACAGATAATAAGCATGAGGGCTGATTTCGAAGAGGCCCTCGCTGAAATCTCAACGCTTATGTCCAACGCTTACGAAGAGCTTGACCCTGTGCCGGAAGATCACGCGCTTGCTCAGGCTGGGCTTAAAGACGGTAAAACAATCGTCCTCGACTATTTCGATCACAACGAGGCGGGAATAGCGTTCGAACATCTGCTTTACATGATTAACGAACCACCCCTCGTTATTTCTGAACGGTGCGAAGAGACTATTGCCCGGATCGCACAGGCTTTGGGTATGCCGCTCGGTTTAAACACTACTTGAGAACTGTCGTGATTCTGGCGCCAACCCTCCACTTTCTGCACCATTGGCTGACTTCATTCGACGGCATGAAGCCTGCGTGAAGAATAGGGACCCAGAGAGGGCTGAATATGCACGAGCTACCAAGAGCTGACGCGGGTCAGAATGATAAAAAACGCAAACAAATCCAGGCTGCCGTTGCGGCACGAAACCTGGCAAGCGCGGCGAACAATACCAAGTGGAATGAACTGATTAACCGCTTTCGCCAGCGTGAAGGGTGGCGGCCATCTTTTCGATCAAAATCCGTCACAGGTTATATTTCCGAGTGGGATAGCGAGTGGTTTTACCACCTGCCCTTTCCGTTTGCTTACGTCGAATGGTTCGATATCGGCCTGTGGGGAACTGCCCCCGCCAAGGGAATGCTGTACCCAGAAACGCTCATCGACCACACGCAAGAAATATCCCAGGTAGTTGCACACATCGGGTTCGAGTTTGAAGTTCGGGCTGACGTACTCAGAATTTGGGGATACCTCCCAAAGTCCTACGAAGACTTTCCCCCTGAATAGTGGCCAATGATCTGCTGAATGATCCACGTCCTGCTGTAGACCAGCACTTGATTCGCCATCGCCACCGGAAAATGAATAAACCCATGGGCAGATTCCGCTAGCAGGTAGGTTTCAACCTCAGCCACCCCGCCCCATCGCTCAGCGAGCTGCAGCGTGTCATCTTTCAGCGGGTCCAACTCGCCCACAAACATCAACGCCGGTGGCAACCCGCTGAAGTCGCCATACAACGGCGACAACGGCGGCTGCCGCCGTTGTTCGTCACTCAGCCCTGGCGTCAGCATTTGCAACGCCGTGACCATTCCCGGGCCATCGAGCAGCAATGTGTCCGGCCCGGCGGTGCGCACGCTCGGCGTGCCGGCCAAATCATACACGCCGTAATACAACACCGCGCCGCTCACCCGTTCAAGCAAATCCGGCCATTGTTTGAGCGCCAGCAAGGTCGCGGCCGCCAAGTGCCCGCCCGCCGATTCACCGACGATGAACACCGGCAAGCCGGCGAACTCATCGGCACTCAGCAACCAACGTGCCGCCGCCAGGCAGTCGTCCATCAGGCCTTCAATCGGGGTGTCGACCGCCAGCCGATAATCCACCGACACCACCGCCACCTCACAGGCGCGCACCATGCCCAGGTTGAGGTCATCATCCATTTGCGCATTGCCGATCACCCAGCCGCCGCCGTGGATATCCAACACCACGCCCTTGGGCTGGCCTTGCGGCCGCAGGATGCGCACGGGCACTGCGCCCACCTGCCGAGTCTCGGCCACAGGCGCTTTTTTGAGTGTTTGACTGACCCGCAGCAGCGCCTGGATCACACGCGGCGTAACACGGTTGCGGATCTTGAAGCGCGGCAGCCACGCGAGCTTTTTGTTGAACGCGCGCATCTGCGCCAGCTCAGGCGCGCTGGCAGGCCAAGGGGTGTGGGCCATCAACGGTTATTCCGTAAAATCGAAAAATTCAACGCCGCCGCGACACTCAGCCACGCAAGGTAAGGAAACAGGATCAGCCCGGTGATCAGGTCCAGCCGCAGTGTCATCACCACCAGCGCCGCCACCACCAGCCACAGCAGCACGATCACCACCATCCCGGCGAAA
The sequence above is a segment of the Pseudomonas sp. R76 genome. Coding sequences within it:
- a CDS encoding DUF6678 family protein, with the protein product MHELPRADAGQNDKKRKQIQAAVAARNLASAANNTKWNELINRFRQREGWRPSFRSKSVTGYISEWDSEWFYHLPFPFAYVEWFDIGLWGTAPAKGMLYPETLIDHTQEISQVVAHIGFEFEVRADVLRIWGYLPKSYEDFPPE
- a CDS encoding ABC transporter substrate-binding protein encodes the protein MLPRVTALIASLGFCALAHATPTHYPLTVQNCGTTQTFEQAPARSVTIGQAATEMLYALGVGNTVVGTSLWFNNVLPPFKAQNDRIERLADNEPSFEAVIAKRPQLVAAELEWVVGPQGVVGTREQFQELNIPTYLLPSDCEGKDNLVGADGTRLEPFRIDTLYKSISQLAEIFDGQARGQQLNDELKARLAKSVATAQGKGLKQASALVWFSSAEMASDPYVAGHKGIPEFMLQTLGLHNVVQSDEEWPAVGWETIAKANPTFLVIARMDRRRYPADDHEKKLAFLRSDPVTRNMDAVKNNRIIIIDALALQASLRMFDGLEQLAGAIDGYDLHK
- a CDS encoding FecCD family ABC transporter permease, with translation MTRTLLALALLLLAVLAGVAIGETAIEPHVVLQVLANKLWGAGYVLDPIDAGVVWNYRLTRALVAAACGAGLATCGVILQSLLRNPLADPYLLGISAGASTGAVLVALIGVGGGLISLSAGAFVGAMAAFALVILLARASGSSSGTGQIILAGIAGSQLFNALTAFLITKSASSEQARGILFWLLGNLSGVRWPSVWLAVPVAVAGLAVCLWHRRALDAFTFGTDSAASLGIPVRRVQFVLVGCAALVTAVMVSIVGSIGFVGLVIPHAVRLLVGTAHSRLLPASALGGALFLIAADVLSRTLIKGQVIPVGVVTALVGAPVFALILIGRRNAR
- a CDS encoding MafI family immunity protein, encoding MNQQIISMRADFEEALAEISTLMSNAYEELDPVPEDHALAQAGLKDGKTIVLDYFDHNEAGIAFEHLLYMINEPPLVISERCEETIARIAQALGMPLGLNTT
- a CDS encoding ABC transporter ATP-binding protein, which codes for MTVLSCTGLGFKVRDVELLRDIHLEVQLGETLGIVGPNGSGKSTLLKLLAGLRAPASGEVRLGGQRLGELSRRTIAQRLAVVEQQADTDYAIRVFDAVALGRTPWLSALSPWSSADDAIVNQALHDVDATHLGKRAWRSLSGGERQRVHIARALAQRPQILLLDEPTNHLDIQHQLAILKGVQALPVTTLIALHDLNQALTCDRLAVLDRGRLVALGKPMDVLTPKRLQDTFGVQAHYLTDPFDGAQILRLRSN
- a CDS encoding ATPase domain-containing protein → MSTKVTINRLATGVPGLDEVLGGGLPEFSFNLIAGPPGCGKTTLAHQMMFALATPERPALFFTVLGEPPLKMLRYQQQFDFFDNDAINQSIRYINLADDTLAGDLDEVLRRIVSEVEAHSPSLVFVDSFRSVVLASQTQHNPNNNLPQFIQQLGMLMTTWQATTFLIGEYFTETDTNPIFTVADGLIWLRQSVERNSMVRKMEIMKMRGQPTLPGLHTFRIATSGIKVFPPAALNRAIDAPSTFPITRLKMGVPALDEMLGGGLPRGYSLLVAGPSGSGKSILAATFLAEGARNGETGVIAVFEQRPNHSQNPKLADLIKSGQVGLVDSRAPDLSIDEIVQLLLGEISRLNATRVVIDSLSGFELALAPTFRADFRESLSRMVTALTSAGVSVLMTSELEDRYTDLRFSPYGTAFLTDAIIVQRYIEVESRLLRIMAVVKVRASAHSDQLRQYHIDDNGLQIREMLPEQEGLLGGRPTKQVSLGDKHV
- a CDS encoding YkgB family protein, which gives rise to MNALNHRCFTQGNFEYAFMRWSLVLIFFLFGYSKWFAYEANALIPIISNSPLMSWMHPAFGIQGASYFLGTAEWMIGIGLALGAWMPRVSVAASMGSVLTYLTTLTLIITTPDGWEASAGGFPAMGGATSFLVKDIVLLAGSIILLKQGLVANCNRAATAAS
- a CDS encoding alpha/beta hydrolase — its product is MAHTPWPASAPELAQMRAFNKKLAWLPRFKIRNRVTPRVIQALLRVSQTLKKAPVAETRQVGAVPVRILRPQGQPKGVVLDIHGGGWVIGNAQMDDDLNLGMVRACEVAVVSVDYRLAVDTPIEGLMDDCLAAARWLLSADEFAGLPVFIVGESAGGHLAAATLLALKQWPDLLERVSGAVLYYGVYDLAGTPSVRTAGPDTLLLDGPGMVTALQMLTPGLSDEQRRQPPLSPLYGDFSGLPPALMFVGELDPLKDDTLQLAERWGGVAEVETYLLAESAHGFIHFPVAMANQVLVYSRTWIIQQIIGHYSGGKSS